From the genome of Clarias gariepinus isolate MV-2021 ecotype Netherlands chromosome 28, CGAR_prim_01v2, whole genome shotgun sequence, one region includes:
- the si:dkey-211g8.9 gene encoding free fatty acid receptor 2, giving the protein MKLITAFDFISLVVYSFTFLLGLPANLLVFFAYVRKAQKHGATPNVVYTMNLCLSNLVLVAWMPVKAAYTVLDTWILPELLCPIYNFFVVASLYGSGLLLTAVAVGRYLSIAFPISYKMYRRARTSCMVCALLWFIVLLHLSLALVAEKRGYFVSSFQQNKSECYENFTREQLDVLVPLRLEMALLLFVVPLMVSIFCTLRCLMLVKRSCLSAVNKRRILAMELSALMVFVVCYTPYNVSHVVGFIKNENVYWRREAIVSSCCNVFLEPVVMLILSPSKPRNLLRKLCSRRVPEQQHEGMVHTKDPLATMSIKPQLGSGFGKASKKK; this is encoded by the coding sequence ATGAAACTCATTACTGCGTTCGACTTCATCTCTTTAGTCGTATATTCCTTCACCTTTCTGCTCGGCCTCCCTGCCAACCTTCTGGTCTTCTTCGCGTATGTGCGTAAAGCTCAAAAACATGGTGCTACCCCTAATGTGGTTTATACCATGAACTTGTGCTTATCCAACCTGGTCCTGGTTGCATGGATGCCCGTAAAGGCCGCCTATACCGTTCTGGATACGTGGATCCTACCGGAGCTGCTCTGTCCCATTTACAACTTCTTCGTGGTGGCCTCACTTTATGGCAGCGGGCTCCTGCTGACAGCTGTGGCCGTTGGACGTTATCTGAGCATCGCCTTTCCGATCAGCTATAAAATGTATCGCCGTGCTCGCACGTCCTGCATGGTCTGCGCTCTGTTGTGGTTTATAGTGCTGTTGCATCTCAGCTTAGCTCTGGTGGCTGAGAAAAGGGGCTACTTTGTGTCTTCATTCCAGCAAAACAAATCAGAGTGCTATGAGAACTTCACACGTGAGCAGCTGGATGTCCTAGTGCCGCTGCGGCTTGAGATGGCACTCCTGCTGTTCGTCGTGCCCCTCATGGTCTCGATCTTCTGCACGCTGCGCTGTCTAATGCTGGTGAAACGCTCATGCCTCTCAGCCGTCAACAAGCGCCGCATCCTGGCCATGGAACTCTCAGCGCTCATGGTCTTCGTGGTGTGCTACACACCGTACAACGTGTCTCACGTGGTTGGTTTCATCAAGAACGAGAACGTCTACTGGAGGCGCGAGGCCATCGTCTCCAGCTGCTGCAACGTCTTCCTCGAGCCCGTGGTGATGCTGATACTGTCGCCCTCCAAGCCGAGAAACCTGCTGCGCAAACTGTGCTCGAGGCGAGTCCCCGAGCAACAGCACGAAGGCATGGTGCACACGAAGGACCCTCTGGCGACGATGTCGATCAAACCACAGTTAGGTTCTGGATTTGGAAAAGCGTCAAAGAAGAAATAA